A stretch of the Mycobacteroides immunogenum genome encodes the following:
- a CDS encoding Hsp70 family protein: MANALGLSIGATQLVAISDDPHSQPVVRSSILTLHDDAPPEVGVPTQPGLTLTGFVGRVGDPVGIVAADGSIHRAEWALTEAMRVLIADAASTANFTAPPVLSATVPAHWSPQTVATLREAIDRVPALAPGGRQLKLIPDARAALESLAAGPGTPDRGVVVVCDLGGSGSSITLADAARGFQQIGQTIRFADFSGQQIDQMLLTQVLTDLNQDPEGTTSVGALTRLRDQCRLAKERLSGDTTTSVPVQLPGITTDVRLTRAELEDHLRAPLSSLIDAIQDTVERNGIHPAHITAVASVGGGANIPLVTQQLSERMRVPVITGPEPQLASARGVALLATRPDLPPQDATAMRPVEQPPADATMMRPAPTGTGTFAAPVAAAASEEPELAWSQDDSAPDLAPLQETGYQSGYTVDLDDEYQGPTEATTARPELQFRHDPYTPTDEYDDYPPLPWYRRPLVWFIAAAAVAGIAFTGMMVSLTGSESPAPATTTPSVGVVPSTGDAPAEPPPSQEPPPPPQTHTVTQSVQPPPPSPEPPPPPPTTTTTTTTPPTTTTTTTTTTTTTTTTTTTPPTTTTTTQPTTTTTQPTSTSRPAITIPGLPPIPIGPRN, translated from the coding sequence ATGGCCAACGCATTGGGACTGTCGATCGGCGCCACTCAACTGGTTGCGATATCCGACGATCCGCACAGCCAACCCGTCGTACGCAGCTCGATCCTCACACTGCATGACGATGCGCCACCCGAGGTTGGGGTCCCCACCCAGCCCGGCCTGACACTCACCGGCTTTGTCGGCAGGGTCGGTGACCCGGTCGGCATCGTCGCGGCGGACGGCTCGATTCACCGCGCCGAATGGGCCCTGACCGAGGCCATGCGGGTGCTGATCGCCGATGCCGCCTCCACCGCGAACTTCACCGCACCACCCGTGCTGTCGGCGACTGTCCCTGCCCATTGGAGTCCACAGACCGTCGCCACCCTGCGCGAGGCGATCGACCGCGTGCCCGCCCTGGCTCCGGGCGGTCGGCAGCTCAAACTGATCCCGGACGCACGAGCAGCCCTGGAGTCACTAGCCGCGGGTCCGGGCACACCCGATCGCGGCGTGGTGGTGGTCTGCGATCTCGGCGGCTCGGGTAGCAGCATCACACTTGCCGATGCGGCGCGCGGCTTCCAGCAGATCGGACAGACCATCCGATTCGCCGACTTCTCCGGCCAGCAGATCGACCAGATGCTGTTGACCCAGGTACTGACTGATCTGAATCAGGACCCTGAGGGCACCACTTCGGTGGGTGCACTGACGCGGCTGCGTGATCAGTGCCGGTTGGCCAAGGAGCGACTGTCCGGTGACACCACGACCTCAGTGCCGGTGCAACTGCCGGGGATCACCACGGATGTCCGGCTCACCCGCGCCGAACTCGAAGACCACCTGCGGGCACCCTTGTCCAGCCTGATCGATGCCATTCAGGACACCGTGGAACGCAACGGAATTCATCCCGCGCATATCACTGCGGTCGCCTCGGTGGGCGGCGGAGCCAATATTCCCCTTGTCACTCAACAACTTTCCGAGCGGATGCGAGTACCGGTCATCACTGGACCGGAGCCGCAGCTGGCTTCCGCACGCGGAGTAGCACTACTGGCGACCCGCCCCGACCTGCCCCCACAGGACGCTACCGCGATGCGACCGGTCGAGCAGCCCCCCGCCGACGCGACCATGATGCGCCCGGCCCCGACCGGTACCGGAACATTCGCCGCGCCGGTTGCCGCGGCCGCCAGCGAAGAGCCGGAATTGGCTTGGTCTCAAGATGATTCAGCACCAGACCTGGCTCCCCTGCAGGAGACTGGGTATCAGAGCGGATACACCGTCGACCTCGACGACGAGTACCAGGGACCCACGGAAGCCACCACGGCCCGCCCTGAACTTCAGTTCCGGCACGACCCCTATACGCCCACCGACGAATACGACGACTATCCGCCGCTTCCGTGGTATCGCCGCCCCCTGGTGTGGTTCATCGCGGCGGCCGCCGTCGCCGGAATCGCGTTCACCGGAATGATGGTCTCGCTGACCGGCAGCGAATCCCCTGCTCCCGCCACCACTACGCCGAGCGTCGGCGTGGTGCCGAGCACGGGCGACGCCCCCGCCGAACCACCCCCGTCGCAGGAGCCCCCGCCACCACCGCAGACCCACACCGTCACGCAGTCGGTGCAACCACCGCCGCCGTCGCCGGAGCCACCGCCGCCACCACCCACGACGACCACCACGACCACAACACCCCCGACAACAACAACGACCACCACCACGACCACAACAACGACTACGACTACGACTACGACGCCGCCTACGACAACGACGACCACGCAACCGACTACAACGACGACGCAACCCACATCCACCTCACGCCCGGCTATCACCATCCCTGGGCTGCCCCCGATCCCGATCGGTCCGCGCAACTGA
- a CDS encoding Rv0340 family IniB-related protein, whose amino-acid sequence MGNNLLDFVMALVRDQDMAAQYAANPQQVIADAHLEGVQPSDVSALIPVVSESMPTLGAQASQLAANPGGTDLAHAVQGAIPADNIWTSGAANQAFAAFDSPFTAPTHDPSLDAGLHAATNAVSDLATRQDAITVPDQFSPSAGGAVAAIDQFHTPLQTPGAGFEPQHFGADVGAVGPVDSGLHDPFFDQGNLGHDVATDHGHHDTGIDHF is encoded by the coding sequence ATGGGCAATAACCTGTTGGATTTCGTCATGGCGCTGGTCCGTGACCAGGACATGGCTGCCCAGTACGCGGCCAATCCGCAACAAGTTATTGCCGACGCTCATCTGGAGGGGGTCCAGCCCTCGGATGTTTCCGCGTTGATTCCGGTGGTCAGCGAGTCGATGCCCACCCTGGGCGCGCAAGCATCACAGCTTGCCGCGAATCCTGGGGGGACAGATCTGGCGCATGCGGTGCAGGGCGCAATTCCAGCCGACAACATCTGGACAAGTGGCGCGGCGAATCAAGCCTTCGCGGCGTTCGACTCGCCCTTTACGGCGCCGACACATGACCCCAGCCTGGATGCGGGGCTGCACGCGGCGACTAATGCCGTCTCGGATCTGGCCACTCGTCAGGATGCGATCACGGTTCCCGATCAGTTCAGTCCGTCGGCGGGCGGCGCGGTCGCCGCGATTGACCAGTTCCACACTCCGTTGCAGACCCCCGGTGCCGGGTTCGAGCCTCAGCATTTCGGGGCCGACGTGGGCGCGGTTGGTCCTGTCGACTCTGGCTTGCACGATCCGTTCTTCGATCAGGGAAATCTGGGACACGACGTCGCGACCGATCACGGTCACCACGACACCGGAATCGACCACTTCTAG